ttacaataatagcCATCACTATTagctatttctttctattgttATATATCACGGAGAAGAAAGATTTGCTGATACAGCAAATTTCGTTAGTTAATATcaatagcaaaaaaaaattcgtgttaagaaaactaattttatttagtaaaataaaattttaaatttacaaattattttaaatagtaacaaattcactctatttctttttgctattttctgattttgtttatttttatattaacattttatacagCAACAATTTTGTCGTTAtagcaaattttataaataagactGTTTGCCTTAACAgcaaattaacataaataaatctattttataaaatttttctatctttttagCAAAACAAATCTTACTGTAACATTAAACTATCGTGACAAAATTTGTTTGTCCtctcaagaaatatataatagcagGTAACTATTTTTTGCTGCAAtagctaaattatttttcttccatGATAACATTACGCGTTATGATCTAAacgtatattattaacatatattataattatatttgtgtaatGTATAAACTTAACTagaatgttattaattttacgtacACATGTGCATACACGACGAAACATTCAATATTCTACAACCATAACCGGAGGATTGCATTTTTGGCAGTAGCAGGAGCGTCAGGAGAAAGTGACCAAGGTGGTTTGTTTGCAGCTGCAAGTCGAATCCATCTTCGGTCTTTTCTTGCGGGCACATCATCACACCAGCGTTATTTATCAGCAAGTGAATGGCTGATTCATTTTTCAACAACATCTCAGCACATTCTTTTACGCTTTTTAGGCTGCACAGGTCCAAACGATAGACCGCGAGTTCACCTCGATTACCTTGAAACTGTTCCCTATCTGCTCtgaaaattatcatatattattacacataCAATACGTATTGTGTgtgtaattaatacaattataaaaatgtgtgttaattatactaaatgtatatgatgtatatcaagtgtgtatatattaactatgtttatattaatatctcagAACCGTagattataacaattatattttatattttatgatataactgacatttcattaaatattgagTAATTTTATGGAATAAAATCATGTTTGCTAATTTTGCAAACTGTTCTATTATTTCTCTATCGTGACTTCGTCACGataaacatagaaaaaaaataatttatttttccaagaacttcataattattatacaaaggAAAGTATCGAccatacattattaaaaaaaatattaatttataaagcaAAGACgctattaaaattgcaaattttttaaagtgcCTAATTTCTTGGAAGCGTAGaaaaacttttatctttttcctgtTTTTTCTTGCAGATCACATATgtttcgtctctctctctctcttaaacATTATgcttattactatttttaatttaagtaaaccTACCTTTTCCTAGTTGCTTGGTAGACAATAGGATTTCTTAAGAAACTTCGATTTACTTGACAAATGAGATTACATCTTATCCTATTAGACCTACTTATTTGACGGCCTCTTTACAGTGCcttgcaaattaattatatcggaAATTCTTGTTGAAGGCAAGTACCTCGGTATAATTAAAGAGTTTTATGTCAAATACTCAAAAATATCTTACGatagcaatataatatatgtaacgatacattaaataatgaGAATTCTCTGAgaaaaatgacaataatattattgctgaattgtatttacgaaaaattatgaaatataagaaTTGTATTAAACATATAAGTAGTGATAATTATGAATTACTGATTACCTATAAGCTCACCATTAATCGATAAGTTAGGAATAATTAcaagcaaattataaatattctattctattcgTCAACaataatgcatatttatatataataactttactTACTTTGAGGGAGGATTTCTTCTTATATCTTCGATTGCGTCGTTTGCTTTTTGCATATCTCGACAAGCTAAAATTACTCTTGctcctaaaaatataaatattaattcatatattCAAATGTATGAATACTATATTTCTCGTACCAAGTTATGCTAAAATACCATCAAACTGGTATATGTTCCCAGTGAGAAATGACCCGTCGAATTAATGTCTATCGACGTCTATAGAAGAGAGAAGGACGTCTAATTAGACGTATATAGACGTCGATTCGACGGATCATTTCTCACTgggttataataataaatatcgactTCATACAACAAGAgatataaattcagtttatAAGCATGAGACTTACacatattaagaatttataattttcttgcgataaaacgcgataaaaagcgatataattagataaaatcaACAAATCCAATCTAACGAATcattatttcaagaaattatcaatttctgttgaaatttttcaaattaacgTAGAGTTACCTCTTCTATAGAGATCTCTAGCGGTCTCTTTGCCAATTCCTGTATTCGCTCCCGTTATAATTACGGTTTTACCGACGAGTCTTGCTGTACTGTTACACTGACTATGAAACGGCCACATTTTCACGATATCTCTTTTACACGGCTTCACGACGCGCACCGCTTTTAAAACGTAACTGTCTACACTGTCTACAGCAACCAGCTGACTTTTACACGGCTTCACGACGCTTTTAAAACGTAATTATCTACACTGCCTACAGCAACCAGATGATTGTATGCGGCTAAGGTCGTCCACTGAATTAGTCAGAAGAGTCTGATGGAGATTTACACGTTAGGGTacttatataaagttataaagagggagaggggggaggcagagagagggggagagagtgagagagaccCAGATAGCCAAGCGTGATAGAACATATTGAGCAAACTAATGCATgtgttttcata
The Temnothorax longispinosus isolate EJ_2023e chromosome 7, Tlon_JGU_v1, whole genome shotgun sequence DNA segment above includes these coding regions:
- the LOC139816608 gene encoding retinol dehydrogenase 12-like is translated as MWPFHSQCNSTARLVGKTVIITGANTGIGKETARDLYRRGARVILACRDMQKANDAIEDIRRNPPSKADREQFQGNRGELAVYRLDLCSLKSVKECAEMLLKNESAIHLLINNAGVMMCPQEKTEDGFDLQLQTNHLGHFLLTLLLLPKMQSSGYGCRILNVSSCMHMFGAVHEDLNLEKTYTPFRAYAQSKLANVLFTKELARRLKEAHIYGINVYSLHPGVITTELGRHFSTTVFPGASTGFRSLLRPILKNPEQGAQTTIYCSVAEQAANETGLYYRECGVATPQWRARNDQIAENLWNQTCQLLKLEPDTDFLRFLTTVSHQIAK